From a region of the Mytilus galloprovincialis chromosome 3, xbMytGall1.hap1.1, whole genome shotgun sequence genome:
- the LOC143067994 gene encoding disintegrin and metalloproteinase domain-containing protein 10-like — protein MGLMRTSVMCAVAAIILSSLAQGVAVQEKFKSGTFEKFITDRNFKVYEFVRITNKSQNESCEKTLIFSFIRINFVFCLRHDPTVFAEDVIISIKDEISEHKERLKFQNRKQIYKGIVNNDKESFVYGKIDDNNKFDGYFILNKTYYFIEPFSNYNTTDLSELCIVYLINERPSVLHFDTSDENLTSKKKYSNWKMHNRKSNLKFSTPIRLDNNKFKTKKRSKRSVSAKSCTVHLVADHTFYEHVGKQSVGATVSELVYRLGDADVTFRGTDFNGDGYGDNIGFLISQITIFTSKYSTDYKLGDESLDVYDYLDTFSQYNFDDFCLAVAFTHRDFERGILGLAWVASSSFYGAAGGICQKRIRYSEDNKLYSLNTALVTTINYGERILGYECSLVLTHELGHNFGSSHDPIGHPICSPDDEDGNYLMYAYASEGSKPNHNKFSTCSINSMHPVIINKGWCFSSYNGPHCGNFVVEDGEECDCGDTDTCAFIDPCCSPQGSVSGSDPPCTLRRALGYECSSKNSPCCTDECKFIPSTLLHVCSTSSECTIDAICNGTAANCPKNENKVDDTLCDSGRRLCQSGVCFKSICNKYDLEQCECVEITENECLICCRHSNSSQCFPASNFAIYDENMNILQIKPGERCNSVVGYCDNNGKCVSKSDTSAMERIFSEETGDEIKKWFGKYWYYVLTGITLLAFLALVFVATKKKTENVQLEAFRLGRLENFVDSAEVEISQQVDNLKEKEDNFEKMIESIQRGDESIDYVRAIGRLTTFFPTAPVHIVTEIARKSTSESVAVRFLILKGYPVRKVVVNELSTTITA, from the coding sequence ATGGGCTTGATGAGAACTAGTGTAATGTGTGCAGTTGCTGCAATAATTTTATCATCCTTAGCACAAGGTGTTGCTGtacaagaaaaattcaaaagtggTACGTTTGAAAAATTCATTACTGAtcgaaattttaaagtttatgaGTTTGTAAGAATAACAAACAAAAGTCAAAACGAATCATgtgaaaaaactttgatattttcatttattcGGATCAACTTTGTATTTTGCCTCAGACACGACCCAACTGTTTTTGCAGAAGACGTTATTATCAGTATTAAGGATGAAATTTCGGAACACAAAGAACGATTGAAATTTCAAAATCGAAAGCAGATTTATAAAGGAATTGTTAACAATGATAAAGAATCGTTTGTATATGGAAAAATAGACGATAACAATAAGTTTGATGGGTATTTTATTCTTAATAAGACATATTATTTTATAGAGCCATTTAGCAATTACAACACGACAGATCTGTCTGAACTGTGTATAGTTTACTTGATAAATGAGCGACCAAGTGTTCTTCATTTTGACACAAGTGATGAGAATTTGACctcaaagaaaaaatattcaaactggAAAATGCATAACAGAAAGTCGAATTTAAAATTCTCTACACCTATTCGTCTTGATAACaacaaatttaaaactaaaaagaGATCAAAACGCTCAGTTAGCGCAAAATCTTGTACTGTTCATTTGGTGGCGGATCACACCTTTTATGAACATGTTGGGAAACAATCTGTAGGGGCAACAGTATCTGAACTTGTATATCGTTTAGGTGATGCAGACGTGACCTTTAGAGGAACTGACTTCAACGGCGATGGATATGGTGACAATATAGGTTTTCTGATTTCACAGATAACCATTTTTACGAGCAAATATTCTACAGATTATAAACTTGGTGATGAATCACTTGACGTTTACGACTATCTTGATACATTTTCGCAGTATAATTTTGACGACTTTTGTTTGGCAGTGGCCTTTACTCATAGAGATTTCGAACGTGGCATTCTTGGCCTCGCATGGGTTGCTAGTTCAAGTTTTTATGGTGCAGCGGGTGGTATATGTCAAAAACGAATAAGGTATTCTGAGGATAACAAACTTTATAGTCTTAACACGGCATTAGTAACTACGATTAATTATGGTGAGCGAATTTTAGGTTATGAATGTTCGCTTGTACTAACTCATGAATTGGGACATAATTTTGGAAGTTCACACGACCCTATTGGGCATCCCATCTGCTCACCTGATGATGAAGACGGGAACTATCTTATGTACGCATATGCGAGTGAAGGCTCGAAGCCTAATCATAATAAATTTTCAACATGTAGCATTAATTCGATGCATCCAGTGATCATAAATAAAGGTTGGTGCTTTTCATCATATAATGGTCCCCATTGCGGAAATTTTGTCGTTGAGGATGGAGAGGAATGCGATTGTGGAGACACAGATACTTGTGCATTCATTGACCCTTGTTGCTCTCCGCAGGGTAGCGTATCTGGATCTGATCCGCCATGCACACTGCGACGAGCACTAGGATATGAATGTTCATCTAAGAATTCTCCATGTTGTACCGATGAGTGCAAGTTTATTCCAAGCACGCTTCTACATGTTTGTAGTACAAGTTCAGAGTGCACAATAGATGCTATTTGTAATGGAACTGCTGCCAATTGTCCAAAGAATGAAAATAAAGTTGATGATACATTATGTGATAGTGGTCGTAGACTGTGTCAATCTGgtgtttgttttaaaagtatatgCAACAAGTATGATTTAGAACAATGTGAATGTGTAGAAATAACAGAAAATGAATGCCTAATTTGTTGCAGACATTCAAATTCATCACAATGCTTTCCCGCATCAAACTTTGCAATATATGACGAAAACATgaacattttacaaattaaacCTGGAGAGAGATGTAATAGTGTGGTCGGGTACTGTGATAATAATGGCAAGTGTGTGTCTAAAAGTGATACGAGTGCAATGGAACGAATATTTAGTGAAGAAACAggtgatgaaattaaaaaatggtTTGGCAAATACTGGTATTATGTTTTAACTGGAATTACCTTATTAGCTTTTCTTGCTCTTGTTTTTGTGGCAactaaaaagaaaacagaaaacgTTCAACTGGAAGCTTTTAGGTTAGGTAGATTAGAAAATTTTGTTGATTCTGCCGAGgtagaaataagtcaacaggtAGACAATTTAAAGGAGAAGGaagacaattttgaaaaaatgatcgAATCAATTCAGCGAGGCGACGAATCTATAGATTATGTGAGAGCAATTGGTAGACTAACAACTTTTTTCCCTACAGCTCCTGTTCACATTGTGACAGAAATAGCAAGAAAATCAACAAGTGAGAGCGTTGCTGTTCGCTTTCTTATACTGAAAGGATACCCTGTGCGAAAAGTAGTCGTAAATGAATTGTCAACAACTATAACTGCCTAA